A genome region from Neptunomonas japonica JAMM 1380 includes the following:
- a CDS encoding D-alanyl-D-alanine carboxypeptidase family protein: MRTAFLTFLFLFLSVGHLQAATALIPSAPQISATSYLVMDADTGKLILSSRSDERFAPASLTKMMTSYLVEYELDKGNISKDDLVLVSEKAWRTPGSRMFIKEGTQVKLDDLLKGIIIQSGNDASVAVAEHIAGSESAFADLMNQHAKLLGMNNTHFNNATGLPAEGHFSTAKDLAILAKAIIQKFPEHYGVYSEKYFTYNNIRQPNRNKLLWRDRTVDGIKTGHTDEAGYCLVASAKRDGMRLISVVMGTSSEEARAQESQKVLAYAFRYFRTHKLYGADEILSTAKVWGGIQDQVRLGLDESLAVTIPRGQADQLNATMDVDKVIKAPVVKGQEYGAVRVTLNGEDVVRVPLVAMENVEEGGILKQIWHTIMLFFMSLIS, translated from the coding sequence CTGCGAACAGCCTTTTTAACTTTTCTATTCCTTTTTCTAAGTGTTGGACACCTACAAGCAGCGACTGCCTTGATTCCTTCTGCACCACAGATTTCGGCAACCTCATATTTAGTGATGGATGCTGATACTGGGAAGTTAATCCTATCCAGTCGATCTGATGAGCGCTTTGCGCCGGCAAGCTTAACTAAAATGATGACCAGTTATCTTGTTGAGTATGAACTGGATAAAGGGAATATTAGTAAGGATGATCTAGTACTGGTCAGTGAAAAAGCTTGGAGAACCCCGGGCTCAAGAATGTTTATCAAAGAAGGGACGCAGGTTAAGTTAGATGATCTGTTAAAGGGCATTATTATCCAATCGGGTAACGATGCCTCAGTTGCCGTTGCTGAGCATATTGCAGGAAGTGAGTCTGCTTTTGCCGACTTGATGAACCAGCATGCCAAACTACTAGGTATGAATAATACCCATTTTAATAATGCTACAGGCTTGCCAGCTGAAGGTCACTTCTCAACAGCGAAAGATTTGGCTATCTTAGCAAAAGCAATTATTCAGAAGTTTCCTGAGCATTATGGTGTGTACTCTGAAAAATATTTTACTTATAACAATATCCGTCAGCCAAATCGTAACAAACTGCTGTGGCGTGACCGCACTGTTGATGGCATAAAAACAGGCCATACGGACGAAGCGGGATACTGCTTAGTTGCCTCAGCTAAACGTGATGGTATGCGTTTGATATCTGTTGTTATGGGTACAAGTAGTGAAGAAGCAAGAGCGCAAGAAAGCCAAAAAGTATTGGCTTATGCATTTCGCTACTTCCGTACGCACAAGCTGTATGGGGCTGATGAGATTCTTAGCACCGCGAAAGTATGGGGCGGTATTCAGGATCAGGTTCGTTTAGGCCTTGATGAGTCATTAGCTGTCACAATCCCTAGAGGACAAGCTGACCAGCTCAATGCAACGATGGATGTCGATAAGGTCATTAAAGCGCCTGTTGTTAAGGGGCAGGAATACGGTGCAGTACGTGTTACTTTAAATGGCGAAGATGTTGTTAGGGTGCCTCTTGTTGCTATGGAAAATGTAGAGGAAGGTGGCATATTGAAGCAAATATGGCATACCATTATGTTATTCTTTATGAGCTTGATTAGCTGA
- a CDS encoding aminotransferase class IV, translating to MDTVYLNGEYIPADQATVSVFDRGFLFSDSVYEVIPFYQGVGFRLEEHLQRLEHSLRALRIDLKFDWVATLSRLVELNGGGNLSVYLQVTRGSAGKRVHAIDHHLRPTVFACCQPIRDVYQEGADKVEGIKVIVTADLRWHRCDIKSTCLLPNILVLQQARELGAQEAILQRDGALTEGASCNFFIVEQGVLYTPPIGTEILSGTTRALILELADQNGIPRQEAKIDYQRLIQADEVWISSSTRAIVPVVQIDDYVVGDGQNGLLWQRMFEIFTRYQHQLMTGE from the coding sequence ATGGATACAGTGTATTTAAATGGGGAGTATATCCCTGCTGATCAAGCCACAGTGTCAGTATTTGATCGTGGCTTCTTATTCAGCGACAGTGTTTATGAGGTGATTCCCTTTTATCAGGGAGTAGGCTTTAGGCTTGAAGAGCACTTACAGCGTTTAGAGCATAGCTTGCGCGCATTGCGTATTGACCTGAAGTTTGACTGGGTTGCTACGTTAAGCCGCCTTGTTGAATTAAACGGTGGCGGTAATCTGTCTGTTTACCTTCAAGTAACACGTGGTAGTGCTGGCAAGCGTGTTCACGCTATTGACCACCACTTGAGGCCTACCGTGTTTGCATGTTGCCAGCCGATTCGTGATGTTTATCAAGAAGGTGCTGACAAGGTTGAAGGTATAAAGGTTATTGTAACAGCAGACCTTCGTTGGCACCGATGTGATATCAAGTCGACTTGTTTATTGCCTAATATTCTAGTCTTGCAGCAGGCCCGTGAGTTGGGTGCTCAAGAAGCGATATTGCAGCGTGATGGAGCATTGACCGAAGGGGCAAGTTGTAACTTCTTTATTGTCGAGCAGGGGGTTCTATATACACCCCCCATTGGAACAGAGATATTGAGTGGTACAACTCGTGCGCTTATTTTAGAGTTGGCTGATCAAAATGGTATTCCACGCCAAGAAGCGAAAATTGATTATCAACGACTTATCCAGGCAGATGAAGTCTGGATTTCGAGTTCAACAAGAGCCATTGTACCTGTAGTACAGATAGATGATTATGTGGTTGGAGATGGCCAAAATGGTCTTCTTTGGCAGCGTATGTTTGAAATTTTTACTCGTTATCAGCATCAATTGATGACGGGGGAGTAA
- a CDS encoding YbeD family protein, translated as MSQEQSPKVQAATQAQPPKIEFPCPDYPIKVVGKNADDFQSFVVEVMRVHVPDLDESRITIQDSKKGTFRSIRMFITATGEGQLKSLHEELIASDRVHIVI; from the coding sequence ATGAGTCAAGAGCAGTCACCAAAAGTACAAGCAGCAACACAAGCACAACCTCCAAAAATTGAATTTCCTTGTCCGGATTACCCGATTAAAGTCGTTGGTAAAAATGCCGATGATTTTCAGTCGTTTGTCGTTGAAGTAATGAGGGTCCATGTGCCCGATTTGGACGAAAGCCGAATTACTATTCAAGATAGTAAAAAAGGAACATTCCGGTCGATCAGAATGTTTATTACGGCGACAGGGGAAGGGCAACTTAAAAGCTTACACGAAGAATTAATTGCTTCAGATCGCGTGCATATAGTGATCTGA
- the lipB gene encoding lipoyl(octanoyl) transferase LipB, which translates to MSSDNKLVIRDLGIQPYEPIWQKMQAFTDQRDSETYDEIWVLQHEPVFTQGQAGKEEHLLVTGDIPVVKVDRGGQVTYHGPGQLVIYLLLDLRRNKLGVRDVVTLMEVGVIKTLQHFGVEAYAKADAPGVYVNQAKIASLGLRVRRGCTFHGLALNLNMDLEPFLRINPCGYAGMQMTQLCSLVADADPHQATQWLVNYLTKEIGYNFISHQTSLDSQ; encoded by the coding sequence ATGAGTAGCGATAATAAGTTAGTTATTCGTGATCTCGGTATTCAGCCATATGAGCCTATATGGCAAAAGATGCAGGCTTTTACTGATCAGCGAGATTCAGAAACGTATGATGAGATATGGGTTCTTCAGCATGAGCCAGTATTTACACAAGGTCAGGCTGGTAAAGAGGAGCATCTGCTCGTTACAGGTGATATCCCTGTAGTGAAAGTCGATAGAGGCGGCCAAGTCACTTACCATGGTCCTGGGCAGTTAGTTATTTATCTGCTGTTAGATCTTCGCAGAAATAAGCTCGGTGTGCGTGATGTTGTGACTCTTATGGAAGTAGGCGTCATCAAAACATTGCAGCACTTTGGTGTAGAAGCTTATGCAAAAGCGGATGCACCAGGTGTTTATGTTAATCAAGCAAAAATAGCCTCGCTTGGCTTACGTGTTCGACGTGGTTGCACATTTCATGGTCTTGCTTTAAATCTGAATATGGATTTGGAGCCCTTTTTAAGAATTAACCCGTGCGGCTATGCTGGCATGCAAATGACACAACTATGCTCTTTAGTCGCTGATGCCGATCCGCATCAAGCAACCCAATGGCTTGTGAATTACTTGACTAAAGAAATAGGTTATAATTTCATATCACATCAAACTTCCTTGGACTCACAATAA
- the lipA gene encoding lipoyl synthase encodes MANSSDKASSVVKVEQGVKLRGAEKMARIPIKVIPTEKDEMLRKPSWLRVRMGSSKEVQRIKEKLRHHKLSSVCEEASCPNLGECFTNGTATFMVMGDICTRRCPFCDVAHGRPNALAENEPRELAEAITDMGLRYVVITSVDRDDLRDGGAQHIANCISETRQRSTTIQVETLVPDFRGRMEVALDILSQTPPDVFNHNLETVPRLYRKVRPGADYQWSLDLLKGFKEKCPDIRTKSGLMVGVGETNDEIIEVLKDLRAHNVNMLTIGQYLQPSRNHLPVDRFVTPEEFDEFARVAKELGFSHVASGPLVRSSYHADLQAQGEKVG; translated from the coding sequence ATGGCGAACAGTTCCGATAAAGCCTCTTCAGTAGTGAAGGTGGAACAGGGTGTTAAATTACGTGGTGCTGAAAAAATGGCACGTATCCCTATCAAAGTAATCCCGACAGAAAAGGATGAAATGCTTCGTAAGCCTTCATGGTTACGCGTTCGCATGGGGTCGAGCAAGGAAGTTCAAAGAATTAAAGAAAAGCTGCGTCACCATAAACTATCTTCAGTTTGTGAAGAAGCTAGTTGCCCGAACCTTGGTGAGTGTTTCACGAATGGCACCGCTACTTTTATGGTCATGGGTGATATTTGCACGCGACGCTGCCCATTTTGTGATGTTGCGCACGGCCGCCCAAATGCTTTGGCCGAAAACGAACCTAGAGAGTTAGCAGAAGCTATTACAGATATGGGATTGCGCTATGTAGTTATCACATCTGTAGATCGTGATGATCTACGTGATGGTGGTGCTCAACATATTGCAAACTGTATTTCTGAAACCCGCCAGCGCTCGACAACTATTCAAGTAGAAACATTAGTGCCTGACTTTCGTGGTCGTATGGAAGTGGCATTGGATATTCTTAGTCAGACACCTCCTGATGTATTTAACCACAATCTTGAAACAGTGCCTCGCTTGTACCGTAAAGTGCGTCCTGGTGCAGACTATCAGTGGTCGCTTGATCTATTGAAGGGTTTTAAAGAAAAGTGCCCTGACATTCGTACTAAATCTGGGTTGATGGTCGGTGTAGGTGAAACCAATGACGAGATTATTGAGGTCTTAAAAGATCTGCGTGCTCATAATGTCAATATGCTGACAATTGGTCAGTACTTGCAGCCGAGCCGTAATCACTTGCCGGTAGATCGTTTTGTGACGCCAGAAGAGTTTGATGAGTTTGCGCGTGTAGCCAAGGAGTTAGGCTTTAGCCATGTTGCTAGTGGCCCATTAGTTCGCTCTTCTTATCATGCAGACTTGCAAGCCCAGGGTGAAAAGGTCGGTTAA
- a CDS encoding OsmC family protein: MSVTKTVRVEAQMGDSFRVQSDIRGHKVIIDQPAAGGGTDEGPTPLEYFLFSLAGCVATIGRIAAKQQKIDLHSFSVSVEADYDPAGLLGKQTDNRSGFQVVRVTAEIEAELSSAEKQAFLDEVCDRCPLHDNIKLATEVVHTLAE; the protein is encoded by the coding sequence ATGTCTGTTACTAAAACAGTTCGTGTTGAAGCTCAAATGGGTGACTCTTTTCGTGTTCAATCTGATATACGTGGTCACAAAGTTATTATTGATCAGCCCGCTGCAGGTGGCGGTACTGATGAAGGCCCAACTCCTCTAGAGTATTTTCTTTTTTCTTTGGCTGGGTGTGTTGCAACTATTGGGCGCATTGCAGCTAAACAGCAAAAGATTGATCTACATAGCTTTTCAGTGTCTGTAGAGGCTGATTATGACCCAGCAGGCTTATTAGGGAAGCAAACAGATAACCGTTCTGGTTTTCAGGTGGTGCGTGTTACTGCAGAGATTGAAGCAGAATTATCATCAGCTGAAAAACAAGCTTTTCTTGATGAGGTCTGTGATCGTTGCCCGTTGCATGACAATATTAAACTGGCGACTGAGGTAGTGCATACGCTAGCCGAATAA
- a CDS encoding c-type cytochrome: MKNFAAQVYSLLLSSLILSGCAEENPLQLKQGDQLYSYYCMQCHIKNGVGAMYEYLPENREKMTSYEIVLMIKHGYSMGHQMPVFTQLSDKQADAIAKYVVKIQKNPKNPRNNRSE; this comes from the coding sequence TTGAAGAACTTTGCTGCTCAGGTCTATTCTCTGCTCCTTTCAAGCCTTATTTTATCGGGCTGCGCTGAAGAAAACCCTTTGCAACTAAAACAAGGCGATCAACTCTACAGCTACTATTGTATGCAATGCCATATTAAAAATGGCGTTGGTGCCATGTATGAGTACTTACCTGAAAACCGTGAGAAAATGACTAGCTATGAAATTGTTCTAATGATTAAACATGGCTACAGCATGGGGCATCAAATGCCGGTATTCACTCAATTATCCGATAAGCAAGCAGACGCAATTGCAAAGTATGTAGTAAAAATCCAGAAAAACCCAAAGAATCCGAGAAATAATAGGTCAGAGTAA
- the holA gene encoding DNA polymerase III subunit delta has translation MKLSVEQLTGHLQQPHAPVYLISGDEPLISAECCDQLRSAFRQKGFSEREVLHVEGQFKWEYLLECANALSLFAEQKLIEIRLGSHKVNKAASDIIQEYIAHAPPENILLIIADKLDAGAKKSAWHKAIEQKGVCVEIWPVEINQLPGWIRHRANSKKMQLDDSAVQLLCDRVEGNLLAAKQELDKLHLLHPEGVLTAEQIVDAVSDNSRYDVYGLMDTIALGQSERCIKILNVLRQEGVEPPIVLWALTREIRTLYAISQGLERGLAYDTICQKERIWGKRKQALHRCAKRLSLTTLENLLKTSQQLDKVIKGMATGSPWLMLSDITITLSGTRLQLTSLP, from the coding sequence ATGAAACTTTCTGTCGAACAGCTTACAGGGCATTTGCAACAACCACATGCTCCTGTCTACCTGATATCAGGAGACGAGCCGCTGATCAGTGCTGAGTGCTGCGATCAATTACGCAGCGCATTTCGCCAAAAAGGCTTTAGCGAGCGTGAAGTATTACATGTTGAGGGGCAGTTCAAATGGGAATACTTACTGGAATGCGCTAATGCCCTCTCCCTTTTTGCTGAGCAGAAACTCATCGAAATCCGGCTCGGCAGCCATAAAGTTAATAAAGCTGCCAGCGATATTATTCAGGAGTATATCGCTCATGCTCCTCCTGAAAACATCCTGCTAATTATTGCTGACAAACTGGATGCTGGTGCAAAAAAATCCGCATGGCATAAAGCAATTGAGCAAAAAGGCGTCTGTGTAGAAATCTGGCCCGTTGAAATAAATCAACTCCCCGGATGGATAAGGCACCGTGCTAACAGTAAAAAAATGCAGCTTGATGATAGCGCGGTACAGTTACTTTGTGATCGTGTCGAAGGTAACCTATTAGCTGCAAAACAAGAACTCGACAAGCTTCATCTGCTCCACCCCGAAGGGGTCTTAACAGCTGAACAAATAGTCGATGCCGTATCTGACAACTCACGCTACGATGTTTATGGTCTTATGGATACCATAGCTTTAGGGCAAAGTGAGCGATGTATCAAAATTCTAAACGTATTGCGCCAAGAAGGAGTTGAGCCTCCTATTGTTTTGTGGGCATTAACGAGAGAAATCAGAACGTTATATGCGATTAGCCAAGGCTTGGAACGCGGTTTAGCTTATGACACTATTTGCCAAAAAGAGCGTATTTGGGGTAAAAGAAAACAGGCTCTACACCGTTGCGCTAAGCGGCTGAGCTTAACCACATTAGAAAACCTTTTAAAAACTAGCCAACAGCTAGACAAGGTTATAAAAGGTATGGCTACAGGCTCTCCTTGGTTAATGTTATCGGATATTACGATTACACTATCCGGCACACGCCTTCAACTCACCTCGCTTCCCTAA
- the lptE gene encoding LPS assembly lipoprotein LptE, translated as MTSYRFLCKFMCLMLATLLISGCGFKLRGSADIPESSRLVTLMLKSGTPTAFEQALKRTLDQQGIALLGTAPYQLDIKKVKENRRSITLDRKANVDEYELLMLVKFEVLNTEGKSISGPLVARIERIYDYDADAATASYTLEKEIRFEMWQSLSERVVRQFVAQTR; from the coding sequence ATGACCAGTTACCGTTTTTTATGCAAGTTTATGTGCCTTATGCTGGCTACTCTTCTAATATCAGGTTGCGGCTTTAAGTTACGCGGCTCTGCAGATATTCCGGAGTCATCCAGATTAGTGACATTAATGTTAAAAAGCGGCACTCCGACAGCGTTTGAACAAGCACTTAAGCGCACACTCGACCAGCAGGGTATCGCCCTGCTGGGTACTGCACCTTACCAACTAGACATCAAGAAAGTTAAAGAGAATCGCCGCTCAATCACATTAGACCGTAAAGCGAATGTTGATGAATATGAGCTTCTGATGCTAGTGAAATTTGAAGTACTAAACACTGAAGGCAAATCTATCTCTGGCCCCCTAGTTGCTCGCATTGAACGCATTTATGACTATGATGCAGATGCCGCTACTGCCAGCTATACACTCGAAAAAGAAATTCGATTTGAAATGTGGCAATCGCTTTCTGAACGTGTAGTACGTCAATTCGTTGCACAAACACGCTAA
- the leuS gene encoding leucine--tRNA ligase, with translation MNDQYEPQEIETQTQQYWEDNNSFLCTEDTSKEKFYCLSMFPYPSGRLHMGHVRNYTIGDVISRYQRMQGKNVLQPMGWDAFGLPAENAAMNNNVPPAKWTYENVSYMRDQLKLMGFGYDWNRELATCHPEYYRWEQWFFTRLMEKGLVYKKEAEVNWDPVDMTVLANEQVIDGRGWRSGALVERKKIPQWFLKITDYADQLVDDLDKLTDWPEQVITQQRNWIGRSQGVELKFHVEDGSDLEVFTTRPDTLMGVTYVAVAAQHPLALKAAESNPELAQFIDECKNIKMAEADMATMEKRGMALGIKATHPLTGEQVPVWTANFVLMDYGSGAVMAVPAHDQRDWEFAKKYGLQIKQVIDSTNSDVQVDIEKEAFTDKGILVNSGDFNDLEYDLAFKAISSELERQRKGQITINYRLRDWGVSRQRYWGTPIPVINCANCGALPVPEDQLPVVLPENVEFDGSGSPIKKMDSFINTTCPSCGGAAERETDTFDTFMESSWYYARYASRSTDNAMLDPEKANYWLPVDQYIGGIEHAILHLLYSRFFHKLMRDEGLINSDEPFTRLLCQGMVLANTYYREDEKGGKVWIAPTDVVTETDEKGRIISATHKDDGKAVMQAGVTKMSKSKNNGIDPQVMIDKYGADTVRLFMMFAAPPEQSLEWSDTGVEGANRFLRRLWKHVHDHLLDGQSVVELDTTALTEPQKELRRKVHETIKKVSDDIERRQTFNTAIAAVMELLNSITKFVDASDQGRAVMREALQTAIQLLSPIVPHITHKLWSELGHTTDLLNSPWPTFDETALIRSSIQMVVQVNGKVRAKMEVSADADQDTILHTALALENVQKFMVDKAIRKKIVVPGKLVNIVVG, from the coding sequence ATGAACGATCAATACGAACCGCAAGAGATTGAAACCCAGACTCAACAGTACTGGGAAGATAACAATAGTTTCCTATGCACAGAAGATACTAGCAAAGAGAAGTTTTACTGCCTTTCTATGTTCCCTTACCCCAGCGGTCGCCTTCATATGGGCCACGTTCGTAATTACACTATCGGTGATGTAATCTCCCGTTACCAGCGAATGCAGGGAAAAAACGTACTACAACCTATGGGATGGGATGCATTTGGTCTACCGGCTGAAAACGCCGCTATGAACAATAATGTACCTCCTGCTAAGTGGACATACGAAAACGTAAGCTACATGCGCGACCAGCTAAAGCTAATGGGCTTTGGATACGATTGGAATCGCGAGCTCGCTACTTGTCATCCCGAATACTACCGTTGGGAGCAGTGGTTCTTCACTCGCCTGATGGAAAAAGGTCTTGTTTACAAAAAAGAAGCTGAAGTGAACTGGGACCCAGTTGACATGACAGTACTCGCTAACGAACAAGTCATCGACGGCCGTGGATGGCGCTCTGGCGCACTTGTTGAGCGAAAAAAAATCCCTCAGTGGTTCCTTAAAATCACTGACTACGCAGACCAACTTGTTGACGACTTAGACAAACTAACAGATTGGCCTGAACAGGTTATTACGCAACAACGAAACTGGATTGGACGCTCTCAAGGTGTTGAGCTCAAATTCCACGTGGAAGATGGTTCAGACTTAGAAGTTTTTACTACTCGTCCAGATACACTGATGGGGGTGACTTACGTTGCAGTTGCCGCTCAGCATCCTTTAGCACTTAAAGCTGCCGAGTCCAACCCAGAGCTTGCCCAGTTCATTGATGAATGCAAAAACATCAAAATGGCTGAAGCTGACATGGCCACCATGGAAAAACGCGGTATGGCGCTTGGTATTAAAGCAACACACCCGCTTACCGGCGAGCAAGTGCCGGTATGGACAGCAAACTTTGTCTTGATGGATTATGGCTCTGGTGCCGTTATGGCAGTGCCTGCTCACGACCAACGAGACTGGGAATTTGCTAAGAAATATGGATTACAGATAAAACAGGTTATCGACTCAACAAATAGCGATGTACAAGTCGATATCGAAAAAGAAGCCTTTACCGACAAAGGTATCTTGGTCAACTCCGGTGACTTTAATGACCTTGAATATGACCTAGCCTTTAAAGCTATTTCGTCTGAGCTTGAGCGTCAACGCAAAGGGCAGATAACTATCAACTACCGACTACGCGACTGGGGCGTTTCTCGTCAGCGTTATTGGGGTACGCCAATTCCAGTTATTAACTGCGCAAACTGTGGTGCGTTACCAGTACCAGAAGACCAGTTACCCGTGGTATTACCGGAAAATGTTGAGTTTGATGGCAGCGGCTCGCCTATCAAAAAGATGGACAGTTTCATTAACACAACCTGCCCTTCGTGTGGTGGTGCTGCCGAGCGTGAAACAGATACATTCGATACCTTTATGGAATCAAGCTGGTACTACGCTCGCTATGCAAGTCGCTCGACTGATAACGCCATGCTTGACCCAGAGAAAGCCAATTACTGGCTGCCTGTAGACCAATATATTGGTGGTATTGAGCACGCTATTTTACATCTATTGTATTCTCGCTTTTTCCATAAGCTGATGCGTGATGAAGGACTAATCAATTCTGATGAGCCATTCACACGCTTGCTTTGTCAGGGCATGGTATTAGCTAACACTTACTACCGCGAAGATGAAAAAGGCGGCAAGGTTTGGATAGCTCCAACTGATGTTGTCACTGAAACAGACGAAAAGGGCCGCATTATTAGCGCCACCCATAAGGATGACGGAAAAGCCGTTATGCAAGCGGGTGTCACTAAAATGTCTAAGTCAAAAAATAATGGTATTGACCCACAAGTCATGATCGATAAATACGGTGCCGATACCGTACGTTTATTTATGATGTTTGCCGCCCCTCCTGAGCAATCTTTAGAATGGTCAGATACAGGTGTTGAAGGGGCAAATCGCTTCCTACGTCGCTTATGGAAACATGTACATGATCACTTACTAGATGGGCAAAGCGTTGTAGAACTGGATACAACCGCACTTACTGAACCGCAAAAAGAATTGCGCCGTAAAGTGCACGAAACCATCAAGAAAGTATCTGATGACATTGAACGTCGCCAAACATTTAATACCGCCATTGCCGCAGTAATGGAGCTATTAAACAGTATCACTAAATTTGTTGATGCTAGCGATCAAGGCCGTGCAGTTATGCGTGAAGCACTACAAACAGCTATACAGTTGTTGTCACCTATCGTGCCGCACATCACACATAAGTTGTGGAGCGAACTAGGCCATACAACAGACCTACTCAATTCGCCTTGGCCTACTTTTGATGAGACAGCCTTGATACGCTCATCTATTCAGATGGTAGTACAGGTGAACGGCAAAGTGCGCGCAAAAATGGAAGTCTCTGCAGATGCGGACCAAGACACTATTTTGCACACAGCACTGGCACTTGAGAATGTTCAGAAGTTCATGGTGGATAAAGCCATTCGTAAAAAGATTGTTGTTCCCGGAAAACTGGTCAACATAGTTGTAGGTTAA
- a CDS encoding zinc ribbon-containing protein, with protein sequence MDNKSKKMPENKQDVSSLYNRVLDRLADTLESAEHRSWDYLQEKIEEAVELELTAEEMTRDEMDLLSAYVKRDLKQLGYYAHETGEGIAAWLHFDLNILESTLVKKLVALADQTRVEQERLREQLANENDEYMAGEIAAVGTFQCQKCKKQLQLRQTSLIQPCETCGSEHFKRISSPWNQ encoded by the coding sequence ATGGATAATAAATCAAAAAAAATGCCAGAAAATAAACAGGACGTGTCAAGTTTATATAATCGTGTTTTGGATCGTTTAGCCGACACGTTAGAAAGCGCCGAACATCGTTCGTGGGATTACCTACAAGAAAAAATAGAAGAAGCGGTAGAATTGGAGCTAACTGCTGAAGAGATGACACGAGATGAGATGGACCTGCTCAGTGCTTATGTAAAGCGAGACCTCAAACAGTTGGGTTATTATGCGCATGAAACAGGTGAGGGAATTGCTGCCTGGTTACATTTTGACTTGAATATTCTTGAAAGCACGCTAGTGAAAAAGCTAGTTGCTCTTGCTGACCAGACTAGGGTTGAGCAGGAAAGGTTAAGAGAGCAGCTAGCCAATGAGAATGATGAGTATATGGCAGGGGAGATTGCTGCTGTAGGTACGTTTCAATGCCAGAAATGTAAGAAGCAGCTGCAACTTAGGCAAACTAGCCTGATTCAGCCGTGTGAGACGTGCGGTTCAGAGCACTTTAAACGCATATCTAGTCCGTGGAATCAGTAA
- a CDS encoding DUF4124 domain-containing protein, with translation MPHNILPFIIALLLTSPIANAEIYKWKDENGKLHYSSTPRVLAPHIEEVKLQKLPVDRANANRQERLLNQKKRDIRRVEQDKQNEIRKEKHIQAEQKAMLKQEARDKDMCEKYKQRYTKYKNNGVKGINLATGKKQKLKGAAARNAIQDAKENVELFCK, from the coding sequence ATGCCGCACAACATTCTACCTTTTATCATCGCCTTGCTACTTACAAGCCCAATAGCAAACGCGGAAATATATAAATGGAAAGATGAAAACGGCAAGCTTCACTACTCCAGCACGCCACGCGTGCTGGCTCCTCATATTGAAGAAGTAAAGCTACAAAAGCTACCAGTAGATCGTGCCAATGCTAATAGGCAAGAGCGCTTACTCAATCAGAAAAAACGAGATATACGTCGCGTAGAACAAGATAAACAAAACGAAATACGAAAAGAAAAACATATACAGGCTGAGCAAAAAGCCATGCTCAAGCAAGAAGCGCGCGATAAAGATATGTGTGAAAAATACAAGCAACGTTACACAAAATACAAAAACAATGGTGTTAAAGGTATTAACTTGGCTACCGGCAAAAAGCAAAAGTTAAAAGGCGCTGCTGCACGCAACGCCATTCAAGATGCGAAAGAAAATGTAGAACTCTTCTGCAAATAG